TGACTTATAGATGAAGATGCCTCTCTTTTAAGTGAAGTACCaattcctttttccctttcagaCTCCAAATCTGGCATGGTCACCTCTGCTTTTCCATGCACCTTTTCCTGATAGACTTAAGGAACTTTCTGTGAAAAATTGGAATCAATTAGCTGGATCAGGTCCTGTACCTTGGAGGCAGGCACCTACTCTTTTCAATACGTCCATTTCCCGTCCTGAGCTGCAGCCTAGGCCACCACACGATGCTTctacaagcattgatcgatttGGAGTTGGTGAAAGGTATTCTATTTCTTCCATGGACAGTAGGAGAATAGAAGACTTCTCCAACAGATTTATGAATGGAAATATGAAGCTTGGTGCAGTCGAGAAACTTGAAAATGGCATTGCAGGTATTGCTTTTCATACTGATGATCATGCGAGGACAATCTAGGGGGTTCTTGAGATAAACTCCCGCATTCAACATTTTCTTACAGGACCTAACAGCAACGAGCACCTAAATCCATGCAAGATCAATCCTCAACAGTTGACCACTGTGAAGGAGGACCCATCTACTCCAACATATGGATTGGCTGTGCCGCTTGCTTCAGGCAATGAATCAAATGGTCACATAGGACTTCCTGGGCCACATTTTCGGCCAGCTCCACCCCCGACGCTGGCAAAGCATATCTATGGAAGTATGCTCAATGATACTAACTCATCTGTTGAAAGTCATACGCGTAATGGAAGGCCTCGAGGGGATGCCAGGGGAAGGAATCAATTACTTCCTCGTTACTGGCCCAGGATAACAGATCAAGAGCTACAACAAATCTCTGGAGAGTATCCTTTTGTTCTATGTGCTTTTATTGATTTATAGCAGCCCGTAGGAAGATGAAATGTATACCTTTCTCTATATTATTGTTTTTGGTGTTTTCCCTGAGAAAGTAACTATAACATGTCAATAGAACAAAGGTTACAATTTCAATAGACcggatgaaaatgattttcagtgACTGTTCATCATTTAATACCCAACTCTTTAGCTCATTAcgttttttttacttttattacTTGTTCAGTACAATATCAGCATGGTGGAAGGTTCAATTTCACCTCTACTAATAATTAGCATTCACGGTCCTATTTCTTAACTTTTATAAGCTCGAACTCTGTAATCACTCCTCTGTTCGAGAAAATGTTGAGTGCTAGTGACGCAGGTAAAATTGGACGTTTGGTGCTGCCAAAACAATGTGCTGAGGTAAAGACCTTCTTGGCTAAATTCTTACACTGCTTTTGTTGTTCTCATTTCCCCTGGGAGAAACATCTTGGAATTGAAGTTTATTGTGGGTCTTTTGACTGTTTTTTCTGTGCAACTTTCAGTCTCAGATATTTCCCTATTTTCTTTGGACTTACCTTAAAACAAATGACACATAAAAACTTCAGCTCGCTGGAAATATGTTAATTTTGTGTTTACTTTCTCGAATTTTAGTTTATGTCCAGTACTCCCGGGTCTTGGATTGTTTTTTTGAATGATTAATGAGATTTCATTAAGAAGGTACCAAGGGGGTACCGCCCCTATACAAGGTGGCTTCTATATACACAAAGTTATCCACAAAAGACTGTTTCTAACATTTCCGACCAACTAGAAGTATGAAATTGGACTTCCTGCCATACAAGAAGTGAAGAGATAAGGAATTTTTTACATCGCGATCGTATGAAGGCATTATTTGAGCAGTTCCTCCATTGCTTTAGACTAGTGGTTGAGCTTGCATATTGAACCAATTTAGAGCTGATTGGGGTGGCTTTGGTCTTTAACATTTTGTTTTAGCTTTTAATTGGGCACCGCAAAGCATGAAAACATTATCATCTAAAgtcatttggtatttttccttAAATGAGTTTTGAAAGTAGAATTAGTGTTCACCATCTGACAAGAGAGTAGAATTATGATGGGAAAGATGTAACAAGTCCTTTTTCTTGCACTTCCCTTGCGGGCTCTTCAACTTACTCCAGGTGGGGTCTACTTTGTTTAACAGGTGATTAGAGGAATTATATGTG
This sequence is a window from Rhodamnia argentea isolate NSW1041297 chromosome 3, ASM2092103v1, whole genome shotgun sequence. Protein-coding genes within it:
- the LOC125314381 gene encoding B3 domain-containing protein Os07g0563300-like, with protein sequence MAAPAPPPASSSASAKACFNPECSEAKPERPRKGWRLRAGDSAELCDRCATVYEEGRFCETFHPNASGWRCCESCGKRVHCGCIVSALAFALLDPGGIECMSCARKNLVLTPNLAWSPLLFHAPFPDRLKELSVKNWNQLAGSGPVPWRQAPTLFNTSISRPELQPRPPHDASTSIDRFGVGERYSISSMDSRRIEDFSNRFMNGNMKLGAVEKLENGIAGPNSNEHLNPCKINPQQLTTVKEDPSTPTYGLAVPLASGNESNGHIGLPGPHFRPAPPPTLAKHIYGSMLNDTNSSVESHTRNGRPRGDARGRNQLLPRYWPRITDQELQQISGDSNSVITPLFEKMLSASDAGKIGRLVLPKQCAEANFPPISQPEGLPLKVQDAKGSEWIFQFRFWPNNNSRMYVLEGVTPCIQSMQLQAGDIVTFSRLEPEGKLVMGFRKASTAPPSDQENETAKSSNGVTVQDVSTIQWLTF